The DNA region TCTCATGTTTCACATTGTACGCCATTTGTCGCACAAGTCAATCATCTGTCAGAACAATCGCCCCTTCGCACAGAAACGAGACCATTGGCCAAGACGACGTAAAAAGTACCCTAGAGACTGACAGCGATTAGGGAGGACAGATGGATAATTTCCTCTTATAGAATAAAGGTTTTACCTTCAACCGATAAGGATCAGTGGTGATGGAGGCATACCCGCATTCGTGACCCAAACCCAGGACCAGATTTTCCTCGAAAACGAGACACGGTCTTGAGTCGAAGCACGATACGCCTCCACGAGCTGTGCCATGTCGGACGCTAGAATGTGAACTGCTGAGATCGGCCTAAGATCTTTGTCCAAGAAGCTTAGGATCTAACTGAATGGCCTTATTAATGTCTCTCCGCGCACTTTCGTGGTCACCTATTTCCTTATTCAACTGTCCTCTCATCAAAAAGTAGGTTGCTTCCTGAGGATTGAGATCTATGGCCTTCGTGAGGTCGCTTAAAGCTCCTAGTTTATCGCCCATCTTGACTCGCACTTCTCCTCGTTTCACAAATAGTCTAGCGTCATCGGGGCTAAGTCGTATGGCTTCAGTATAATCAGAGAGCGATCCAGAGAGGTTTTCGACACTAGTGTGTGCCCACCCTCGAAGCCAATAATTGTATGAGTTCTCAGGATCCAACTGAATCGCCATGGAAGCATCTTCAATCGCCCCATGCCAATCTTGTAACATGGCTCTTACCATCCCGCGATTACCATAAGCCTCGGTCAACCCAGGGCTAATTTTTAGAGCTCGCGAGTAATCCTCTGCAGCCCCCTGAAAGTCCCGCAAGTGAGTCTTTACATATCCACGCTTAAACCAAACCTGAGGATCTGACGGATCAAGCGAGATGGCTAAGGAGAGGGGAGGCAGACTTCCTTCGTACTGACCAAGCTTAGCCATGGCCCAGCCTAGGTTTTCCTGAAACATGGCAGTCCCTGGACTTCTCCGGACAGCTTCGCGAAAATCATCCAACCCGCCTGCGATATCACCCACGGCCATTTTGGCTGCCCCTGAGTTATTGAAGCGAGCAGCTTCTTCTAGTGAATCGGGAGATGTAATCGACCTTTTGGCAGGAACAGAGGAGTGAGGCGAACACCCGCCCATCATTGCGATCAGGAGTAATCCATAGACTGGAGCCGCCAACTTCGATTCTTTCACTTTGTCCCGCTCCCCTCCATATCCATTTTGCAATTAAGGCTACAGCTTGTGGTCAGGCACAAAGCTGAAATTGCGAACTCAATCGTAAAGATTGCACCTTACTTTCGAAAGTCCGCAAAGGTAGGGCATGTCCTCAATGTTTTGGCGAGAGTGAATCACTGATGACGAAGGCAGGGACGAGGTTATTATGTGTCTTCCTACTTTGACCATATAGATCAAGTGAAGCGGGGGCTGCGCCCCCGATCCCCCCGGCCGTCCGGTCCAGTGGTCCGGAACGGCCGGGCGGTCTCGTTGGGCGGAATCTTTGCGTTTAATTCTCCGCATGGTTTCAGTATCCCTATGCTATTCACTGTGTTTGCAACGGTCTAACAGAGGGGCGGCCAAGCTGACGCATCGCCGCCGTCTGCAACGACGGAACATCGTTCCCTCTCACCCGTAGCGGATAGTGGACGGGTGACAGGGAGAAATTGATTGGATTGGTTCAGCGTCGCGCAGTGAGCCCCGCACACTCGACACAGAGCCAGATTTCGCACATTACATCCTTGTCCGGATAACAAAACCGCACCCACGCTCGCTCGAATTGGCAAAACTCACAGAGACGTTCCTTCGTATGTTCAGGGCAGAGCCAAGCTTTTCGCGCACGATCATACGTGGTCGCTTCCCGTCCGCAACAAGCTGGGCCAAAAAGACTCGGCAGCCTCAGATCGCATCGATGCCAGATCATGCTCACACCTCCTGATAGACGAGCCCCTTTCCCAACACCAGTTGCAGAATCGTGCCGCTGAACCAAATGGGATGCCCCGAGAGCAGATCCTCCCAGGTCTTGATGAACACGATCCTCGGGATTTCGATCTCACCCCTAATTCGTCGGTAGGCATTCCTGGTAGACCATTGGTGCCGCATTTCTTCCCACAGCCGACTAATGGGAAAGCCGAGCGAACGTTTCCAGGACCAGCACATATTCACGTAGCCGCATTGATCCTGGACGTACTGGCTAATGACGTAGCGGCTCAGCCGGTTTCTTGAACGGTGACTGGGCTGATAGGCCTTGACCCAGACGACCGGAGCCCCGTGGAGGGATTGCCATTGGGTCGAGAGCCATTCCTGTGAGATCCAGAACCGGCGAGCGCGTTCCCCATCCGGCACCCGCCAGGCCCAGAAGATATGGAGCACGCCATGCCCTTCTTCCGTCCGGACCTGGTAATACTCCAACCCCTGAAATCCCAGCTGCCGTTCAATCCTCTGGCGCAGTTGCTTGTGGTGGTAGGTTAGCTTCTCCGCATCCCCACCTTCCGCCGTGGACAGGGTGACCCAGAGCACTTGGAACTGATGACATTCCCAGAACCAGAGGAGCGACCGGACGCGGTGATAGCCCCGTTTCTGCTTTCTGGTCCATTCGCCGGCGACGGGCTCCCGCCGGAACTCCTTCCAGCGGCTCATCGGGCACCTTCCGCTTGAGGAATAACCGGTCTCAGCCCGGCATTGAGAATTCGTTCCAGTTCCTCAATGGGAATCCGCACAGCCCGCACCGACGGCTTCACATAGGCAATCTGCCGTTTCAGGATGTATTTCCTGATCGTGCTTTCCTTGAGCCCTAACCGATTGGCTGCCTCTCGAATCGTGATCAATTGTGTACTCGGGACCATTGGGCACCTCCTTGAAAGAATGGTTGTGAAGAGATCACGCGTATTATTTTTTAGGCGTGATGACTCTTGACAGCCATTAGCAAGGCGGAGGTACACTTGCCAAACAAATTCAGGTGAAGACGGCCCTTCAGCAGGACACTTTTTTCAGTGGTGTTGGGATCAGGAATCTAGGGAGGGGTCAGCGTGAAAAAGGAGCGGAAGGCATGAGCGCACAAGGGAAAGCCGAGCAGGAATTCCAACAGGAGTACCAGAAAGCCATCGAGCGCATCCGCACGATGCCGGATGGCGCCGTCGGGTGGGTGCTCACGTTCCTGCAAACGGACCTCGAAGCCCTAACCCCGACGGAGTGGACGCTGGTGGCGTTTGAAGTCGCGGCCTTTGTCGATGAGACGGGGGAGCGATTCGGCGGGATGGTCGCCCCGGAAAGTGGCTGGAGCGTGGAAGGCGTGCCCAACGCGAAGAATTACCAGACGATTCCCAGTCGCAAAGAAGCCCAGGACATTCAGGCCGCAGTGCTGGCGCAGTTAGAGCACTATTGGCACGAGGGATACGCCGCGTTCACCTTTCCGCAGATGACGTTGGTCGTGGCATCCCCTGGCGGATTCTCTGACGAGGCTGGCACGATCTTGGTCGTCGCGAAACGCAAGGCCAAGGAGTTTGAATACCGCTTTGTCCACCTCCTGGCCCAGTCCGGGGACTACATTCGTCGCTGCCCGGAATGCGCCAAGATCTATTTAGCGATCCGGCGCGACCAGCTATACTGCCACCCGCGCTGCCAGAACCGCGTCGCGGCGAGAAAGTGGCGAGAAGCCCAGAAGACCGAGGAGCGAAAGGAGAGCCGCCGTGGCAAGAAAAGAAGGCAAGGATAGAGGGATTACTCAGCGCAAAGGCCGCAAGGGCTGGTGGGTGCGTGTCTATGCCAACGGACGGGAGCGCTGGCACCGCTGTGACACCAAAACACAGGCAAAAGCGCTCTATGGTCGATTAAAAGCCGATATTCGGGAAGGCACCTATTTCCCCGAGAAATTCGCCCCTCGAAAAGACATCACCCTTCGGGCCTGGATCAATCGCTACCTCGAAGGAACGGTGAACCGAAACAAAGCTGGCGAAGTACTCTATGGACGGCGCTGGTCCCTGCTTATCGGAAGACGCCTACTCACCCAGATTACGGTCGATGATCTCCGGCGGATACAAGCCAAAATGCGCGCCAAGATGAAGGTGAACAAGAAGGAACCGCAACGGCTGTGGGCGGATGCCACGATCAACCGGCATTTTGCGTTCCTCCGACATGTGTTGATGCTAGCCGTCAAAGACGACAAGCTGACCAAGAACCCGGTTTCCAGCCTCAAGTTCTTTCCTGAAGCCAACCGGACGCGATTCCTCACGAGCGAAGAACTGGACCGATTGAGAGGCGTCATGACCCCGGATGACTGGAAATTGGTCGCCTTCGCCGTCGAGACCGGGTTGAGACGAGGAGAACAGTTCTCCCTCCGCTGGAACCAGGTCGATCTGGAAAATGAGGTCCTGACCCTGCCGATGCCGAAGGGAGGCAAAACCCGACATGTGCCCTTGAGTGAGGGAGCCAAGACCATCCTGAGGTCATTTGACTCGTTTCTTCGGTCGGCTTGGGTGTTCCCAGGCTTAAAGGACGTGACCCACCCTATGGATAGCCGTGCTTTTCTCCGGCGTTCGTTTGAGCCTGGTCTGAGGCGAGCGGGGATCGAGGGGGCCTGTTGGCATTCACTCCGACATACCGCAGCCAGCCGCCGTGTCATGGCAGGGGTCGATCTCGTATCAGTGAAGGAGATCCTCGGACACCGTGATATCGAGACGACTATGCGGTATGCCCATCTCGCACCAGGACATCTTCGAGACGCAGTGAATCGAGGGAGTCTGAGTGGAACCGTGACCAAAACCGTGACCAGCGAGGAGGGAATAGTCGAAGAAGCGATGCAACCTATTGATTATC from Fimbriimonadaceae bacterium includes:
- a CDS encoding tetratricopeptide repeat protein — its product is MQNGYGGERDKVKESKLAAPVYGLLLIAMMGGCSPHSSVPAKRSITSPDSLEEAARFNNSGAAKMAVGDIAGGLDDFREAVRRSPGTAMFQENLGWAMAKLGQYEGSLPPLSLAISLDPSDPQVWFKRGYVKTHLRDFQGAAEDYSRALKISPGLTEAYGNRGMVRAMLQDWHGAIEDASMAIQLDPENSYNYWLRGWAHTSVENLSGSLSDYTEAIRLSPDDARLFVKRGEVRVKMGDKLGALSDLTKAIDLNPQEATYFLMRGQLNKEIGDHESARRDINKAIQLDPKLLGQRS
- a CDS encoding site-specific integrase, whose product is MARKEGKDRGITQRKGRKGWWVRVYANGRERWHRCDTKTQAKALYGRLKADIREGTYFPEKFAPRKDITLRAWINRYLEGTVNRNKAGEVLYGRRWSLLIGRRLLTQITVDDLRRIQAKMRAKMKVNKKEPQRLWADATINRHFAFLRHVLMLAVKDDKLTKNPVSSLKFFPEANRTRFLTSEELDRLRGVMTPDDWKLVAFAVETGLRRGEQFSLRWNQVDLENEVLTLPMPKGGKTRHVPLSEGAKTILRSFDSFLRSAWVFPGLKDVTHPMDSRAFLRRSFEPGLRRAGIEGACWHSLRHTAASRRVMAGVDLVSVKEILGHRDIETTMRYAHLAPGHLRDAVNRGSLSGTVTKTVTSEEGIVEEAMQPIDY
- a CDS encoding helix-turn-helix domain-containing protein translates to MVPSTQLITIREAANRLGLKESTIRKYILKRQIAYVKPSVRAVRIPIEELERILNAGLRPVIPQAEGAR